The DNA region CCGTGGATTCCCCGAACACCTTGGAGACCTGGATTACCAGGAGCCCGCTTTTGTTGATGGAACCGGAAAGCGCCGTGTCCCCCGGGGCCGCATCCCGGGGCATGGATTCCCCGGTAAGGGCGGATGTATCCAGGGCTGAACGGCCTTCCCGCACAAGGCCGTCCAGGGGGACCTTTTCTCCGGGCTTTACCACCATGAGATCCCCCACCAGGGCTTCTGTGGGGTCGGCGCGTACAATCTCTTCCCCCCGTTTTAGGTTGACATAGTCGGGTCTGATATCCATCAATGCGCTGATGGATCGCCTGGAATTGTTTACCGCATGGTCCTGGAAGGCTTCGCCGATCTGATAAAACAGCATTACTGCGACGCCTTCGGGGTATTCGCCGATGGCGAAGGCGCCTACGGTGGCCAGGCTCATGAGAAAGTTTTCGTCAAAAATTTGGCCCCTGGTGATATTCCTCAATGCCCGGAGTAAGACTTCTCCGCCTATCAGTAAATAGGCGGCTAAAAAAAGCGCCAGTTCCGGGACGGGAGAAAGGTGCAGGATCATGCCGGTGATAAAGAGAGCGATCCCAAGGCCAAAGCGGGCATAGTCAAAAACTTTTTCCCGGGCATCATGGTGTTCCTCCCCATGGCTGTGACCATGATCGTGGGTATGAGCATGGTCATGGGAGGCTTCGGGCTTGGTCGCCCCGGGGCCTATTCTGGTCATGACTATATCCGGTTCGAGTTTTTTTACGATTGAACTTGCCCGGGCTATGATTGTCTCCTCATTCCCGCCTGTTTCCAGGATCAGTTTTTGTGCGGTAAAATCAACCACCGCATGGTGGACACCTTCCAGTTTCCGTATACCTGCTTCGATTTTTCCGGCGCAAACCGGGCAGCAAAGGCCTTCCAGTGAAAATTGCATTTCCATAGCTAATTCCTTTCGCTCACATGGAGTAAACCAGTGGCGATAATGTTGCTCACATGTTCATCTTCCAGGGAATAGAACACTACCTTTCCTTCCCGGCGGTATTTGACCAGCTTGGTCTGCCTGAGCGCCCGGAGTTGGTGGGAAATCGAGGATTTTGTCATCCCCAGGAGGACCGCAATATCGCAGACGCACATTTCCGAGTGGAGCAGGGCGCAGACGATCTTTACCCGGGTGGAATCCCCGAAGACCTTGAAGAGATCCGCCAGGTCCAACAGGGATTCCTCCTCGGGCATCAGGGTCCTGACCTTGGCTACAACCTCTTCGTGGATGGTATTGCAGTCGCAGCGGTCAATTTCGGCGATGTAGTTGCTCATGTATTCCTCCAATGGTTGAACAGTTGAGTATATAGACAACTATAATAACAGAGAAAAAAATTGTCAAGGATATGTTGCAAAAAAAGTGGAAAAACTAAAAAATTACCAGGCTTGTTTTAATTTAGGGCATCTCTAAAAACTCGGTTAGTTTTTAGAGATGCCCTTTATGCAGATTTATACTGCTTCTGCCTTCTGTATTGCTTCTTCCAGGGTGGATGCCATGTTTTCCTCGCCTATTTCGGCGATGAAACCTGCTTTTTCCAGGGCCTTTCGGGGTTGATCCCGAGCCTCGCTGATGATGAGCCTGATCTTGCCGCTGCGGCATTGGGCCAGAAAGGATTCTAGGGCGGTGATGCCTGTGGAGTCCACTGCGGGGACATCCCGCATACGCAGAATAAAGGCCTGGGGTTTTTTTGCCACTCCCCGCAGAACATGCTGGAGCATATCCGCTACCCCGAAAAAGAAGGGGCCCGTAATTTCGTATACTTCAATATTTTTGGGATGCACCGGCCGGGCGCCTTCATCCGCAGGGCTGAGGGGAACCCCCGTGCCGCTATACACCGTTTCAAATCCCGGCAACT from Treponema primitia ZAS-2 includes:
- a CDS encoding ArsR/SmtB family transcription factor; its protein translation is MSNYIAEIDRCDCNTIHEEVVAKVRTLMPEEESLLDLADLFKVFGDSTRVKIVCALLHSEMCVCDIAVLLGMTKSSISHQLRALRQTKLVKYRREGKVVFYSLEDEHVSNIIATGLLHVSERN